In the genome of Metabacillus litoralis, the window AAATGAATATATAATAGGAATTAAATAGACAAGTAAAAACAGTATGTTCGTTATAAGTAATGCTAGGTATTTAGACTTCTCTGTTTTTGTAGCAGCTATGTTCCCCATTTTTTTACACTCTTTTATTTCCTCAATTGTTTTTCCAATAATGCTAATAAAGAAATTTAACTTCATAGAATTTCCCCTTTATCAAATCGCACCATAAAAATTGTGTATTTTTATAAATACTATCTAGAAAATATATGTTAGTTTTATTAAAGCAGAATAGAACTTTTAGGTGTATATTAAACCCCAATATATGTAGATTAATTTAGTTGGTTTATGTATAAAAATTTTGAAAGAAGCTATGCTAAATCAATGACCTTTCAAGGTTTTAGAAATTAATAATACCTTAGAATAATTGAACTAACACAACCTTTTTTGTCAAATACAGATTCTACATTCCCCCAAGAACAACGATAAGATTCTTTTCCTAAAACAGTTAACAACCACCGGTTATGACTTTTTTTCTTTGCAAACTCTTCATTGTCTGTCCAATTATTCAAGATAGTCCATTTATTACTTCTGATAAATGTACCTCTTTAAGCTTTTCATTATTAAAGAATAATGTTAGTGAAAAGCTTTTCCCATTTATTTCTTCTGTATCTTTTAAAAAGTATTTATTATCAACCATTCCTCCCTTGTACAATGAAGTACTCATAAAAGTTACAGGAGTCATCTCTGAGTTTAAAACTATATTTTCATTATCTAATATGATGGCACCGGTTAATTTATCAATCATTCTTTATCTCCCTATTAGTACTTAAAATTTGTAAGAGGTTGAGAGTGGAATAGTTTCAGTGTTTCTTGTATACTTATTTGATTTAGGTTATTAACAAAGTGAATTTTCAATGTTTATTTTTACTAAATAATCATTAAATTAATCATCTGATTCCTGGAGCGCTTGCTTAGCTAAAGGCAACAGTTCATCCAGTTCAGACTTTGAAATAATTCCTAGTTTTCTGGAACTTTTAATAGTAATTCTGAGATTTTTGTACAAAAGCCTTATTTATTTCTTGTCTCTTCCTCCACATCTGAAGGCCACTGACCTGTTTCAGCGTAAATCATTACTTCATAAGCGTCTTGATCTGATTTAAACGCTTTTTCCATATTGCATTTAGAAATAGAATAAAAAACTGGCTCATTATATGGTTCCTGTACCCAAAAGATTTGATATTTTCCATCTTTCTCAATAATTGTAAAGCTATCTCCACGATGTATTGTTTCCATTCTTTCTACCTCCATTGGTTATATATATCTGTTTATATTTAAGACAATAGAAATAAATTTCCAATCCTTTCATTTCGTCTAAGAGATTTTAAAGTCCATCAGAAAATTTTTCAAATATCTCTTTAATACTATTTAATGATGTTGCAATCTTAATCTTTTTTTGAACATTGAATCACATGTTCATACTTCAACTACTTTTTGAAAGAATATATAAAACCCATGCTGATTTATATTTATCTATAAATACATCTACTTTGTTTTCTTTATCTCTAACAAGTTCTAAAAGCTCATAATGTTATGATTAGTATTTATTAATATACCTGTTTCTTAATTATAGTATTTAGGATTATCAAATACATCCTTATAGTTTAAATACAACTCATCATTTGGAGGATACTTCCAACCAGATATTTTAACCTTATCCTTTCAGAAATTACTTGTTTAACATTACCCGCAACTTATGTTGTAATCTTATAAGCTAAAAATGAAAAAAGTCAGTCATTTAACCATCCTATTAAACTACTTCTTTTTCTTGCACTATCGGCAATTATAGGCTGTTTTATGCTTCATCATGCAATAAACATCACAAGTCTTCTAATTATGCAAATTATGCCATTTTGCGATACTCTTTCTGGTTCAGTTTCCATAGAGCTAAAACGGTTCTCCATGACGGACCTACCTTCAAGAGCTATGAATTTCATAAAACATTGTTCAATGTCGTTCAAAGTTTAAATTACTTACTAAAAAACACCTGTTGCCTAAAAGACAATCAAGTGCTTTATAGTTAGCTATATAAAGTAATTCATTACTATTCCTATCTTCAAACCCAAAATTCAGTTTAATACATTTTAAATTCATTGGTTAAACTTAAATACTCTTACTTCCTTAAAAACTTTTGAACTTTCTACCACAAGAGATCTCTTATATCATTTCATAATATTAAGTTACATTCGAAGTTAGTTATCCCAGCTTCTTATATAACTCATATAAATCTAATAATTGAACTCCAAGTTCGCTATTAAAATCCCAAGTATCGGTAATAACCCTTGGATATGATGGGATATGACTTTTAGATTCAATCATTATTTCTATATCTTTATAGAAACTTTCAAGTTGACTTATTGTCCCATCTTTACCTTGCCCTAATTTGTGAGCTTTAATTTCACACTCTAACTTTATTTTTACTTTTTCAGCTTCCTTGATAAAGTTTAAGGTTTTATTAAGTCGTCTAGGTTCGTTATATACCATTGTTCTACTTCTCCAATATATTGATTACCCATTTGAAACTGCGGGCCAGCTTTTCCTTTAATTATAATTGTGTGTGGTTTAACTTGACATTGTTGAATACCTGTCATTCTGTTCCAATCTGGTGGAAGAGCTAAATTACTTCTATTCACTTGTGGCGAAAATGTTTCAAATAAATATCTCCCTTTTGCACTAGCATTAATGTCATCATAAAATCTTAAACCATAAGTATTTGTACCAGCAACATCGAGCTTAATTGTACCTATTTCAAACGATTCTAATGTAGTCTTTCTGAATTGACGTGGTACTCCTTGTGATTTTAAATAATCAGATGCTTGTTTTACACCGTTATATGGGTCATTAAGTTTAACCGTACCCTCTACACCCTCTTCATTCCCCTTTCGCTTTCCTTCAATAGAACCATTAATATTAGGTCTATTTCTCAGCAAAATTGAAGATGCTCCTCCGACACCTAATGTTATCACGCTTAAACTATTCAACCAGTGCTCCTTTGAAAGGAGATCCTCAGGATTGAATGTACCATTGATTATATCTGCAGAACCAAAAGTTAAATAGTTTAAAAAGTCATAGAAAGAGTCTGTAGAGTTATTGTAACGAAGTTTTGCCCCTTCCCAAGTGACTTTCACTCCATCTAGACCACCCAGTGTAAGAT includes:
- a CDS encoding pre-toxin TG domain-containing protein, whose amino-acid sequence is MAEFSGYNDLLRTIYGFDPLTGSQLSKNERLNYTMLLYMRYGLLKVSPEKVEKKENEELNFFDKSLNSFKEIGQDVWYGLETRADKMFDSPYDFANYLTLGGLDGVKVTWEGAKLRYNNSTDSFYDFLNYLTFGSADIINGTFNPEDLLSKEHWLNSLSVITLGVGGASSILLRNRPNINGSIEGKRKGNEEGVEGTVKLNDPYNGVKQASDYLKSQGVPRQFRKTTLESFEIGTIKLDVAGTNTYGLRFYDDINASAKGRYLFETFSPQVNRSNLALPPDWNRMTGIQQCQVKPHTIIIKGKAGPQFQMGNQYIGEVEQWYITNLDDLIKP